From the bacterium genome, one window contains:
- a CDS encoding Smr/MutS family protein, whose translation MTVEELIRKSHSDLEFDEFRRKLAGYAKSARAKSLLESAKPVFDKKQIEFLLDRTQEALEFVNSRPNFSGISFGLVGEVEIVVAKARIGDIILADELKILRDFLEVCGEVDEFAKKIKPESQPRLCDLLFPWETLAALNYRFRQVFTSEGEIRDSASPLLRKLRGQLHDQERVITKRVDDLVTQYQRQYGDEVHLSLRHNRFVIALPRGAQSAISGIVVDLSGGGAQVLVEPESLIDLNNARVRLFVEEEIEVRRILLDFAREVAGYSYHIETNLEILAELDAVFARALYARQYNCTRPAIFGPNFHLKNARHPLIAGFVPENVRMEAPFRGLVVSGVNAGGKTVLLKLIGLHTLMAAIGSFIPADEGSSVPEVGAVFADIGDDQSISQQLSTFTSHLHFLKGLDEWLYGADPETNLPYCNKPALILMDEIGGGTEPTEGAALAYGVIAYLIKQPALPVLTTHYDLLKGMAYRHTEIKNISLEFDEKTLKPTFRVIENQPGKSFALDIASTFGVNQQIIGIAKSVLDTKDKVMADAIRQLDEARVDAEKRAVETRKLEEENRRLKEELKARKEEFVKESKRWKAEIEKQAAEMIDAAKKSIKSRVKRSKTASEVALVQEAHRIAKSVEKKLDEQIEEAYEDLDIERFVVATAGRPLVAGDAVLIAGTRTLGKILEVDETKKRANVEVNKIRVTAKLDELSLIDLGEFEAAKKLKQKAKDPGMDRRIVAASAEVTKEVLDLHGKTTEESFEALEIFLDAAVRAGLTEVRIMHGIGTGALRKFVGDYLRKHSQVSHVRSAQPSEGGVGVTIAVLGRKRERLGAG comes from the coding sequence ATGACGGTAGAAGAATTAATCCGAAAATCCCACTCGGACCTCGAATTCGACGAGTTCCGCCGAAAACTGGCCGGATACGCCAAGAGCGCGCGCGCGAAATCACTACTCGAATCAGCGAAACCGGTGTTCGACAAAAAGCAAATCGAATTCCTGCTCGACCGGACGCAGGAGGCGCTTGAGTTTGTAAATTCGCGGCCGAATTTTTCCGGAATTTCATTTGGATTGGTGGGTGAAGTCGAAATCGTCGTTGCAAAAGCGCGTATCGGAGACATTATCCTTGCTGACGAGCTTAAAATCCTTCGCGATTTTCTTGAAGTGTGCGGTGAGGTGGATGAATTCGCAAAAAAAATCAAGCCGGAAAGCCAGCCGAGGCTTTGCGACCTTTTGTTTCCGTGGGAAACGCTCGCCGCGCTTAATTACCGATTCCGTCAGGTGTTCACTTCAGAGGGCGAAATCAGAGATAGCGCCTCCCCTCTTTTGAGAAAGCTGCGAGGACAACTGCACGATCAAGAACGCGTAATAACCAAACGCGTTGACGATCTTGTGACTCAATATCAACGCCAATACGGCGATGAGGTTCATCTGTCTCTTAGACACAACAGGTTTGTAATCGCACTCCCGCGGGGAGCACAGAGTGCGATTTCGGGAATTGTCGTGGATTTGTCGGGCGGCGGCGCGCAAGTGCTGGTCGAACCAGAATCCTTAATCGACCTAAACAACGCTCGTGTGCGATTATTTGTCGAAGAGGAAATCGAGGTACGACGCATTCTATTGGACTTTGCTCGCGAGGTCGCGGGATACTCATATCACATCGAAACGAATCTCGAAATACTCGCGGAGCTGGACGCGGTATTTGCACGCGCTTTATATGCCCGCCAATATAATTGCACTCGCCCCGCGATTTTTGGCCCAAATTTTCATTTAAAAAACGCTCGTCATCCGCTGATCGCGGGATTCGTGCCGGAAAACGTGCGTATGGAAGCGCCCTTTCGCGGCCTCGTAGTCAGCGGTGTGAACGCGGGCGGGAAAACGGTCTTGCTGAAACTAATCGGGCTTCACACTTTGATGGCAGCCATCGGTTCGTTCATTCCCGCAGACGAGGGAAGCTCCGTGCCCGAAGTCGGCGCAGTCTTCGCGGACATTGGGGACGATCAATCAATATCGCAGCAGCTATCGACGTTCACCAGCCATCTTCATTTTCTTAAGGGTCTTGACGAGTGGCTGTACGGCGCGGATCCGGAAACGAATCTTCCTTATTGCAACAAACCCGCGCTGATACTCATGGACGAAATCGGAGGAGGCACCGAACCCACCGAAGGTGCAGCGCTGGCATACGGAGTAATCGCTTATTTAATAAAACAGCCTGCATTGCCGGTGCTGACCACGCATTACGACCTGCTGAAGGGCATGGCCTATCGCCATACGGAAATTAAAAATATTTCGCTTGAGTTCGATGAAAAAACCCTCAAACCGACGTTCCGAGTAATTGAAAATCAGCCCGGCAAAAGCTTTGCTTTGGATATTGCCAGCACCTTCGGCGTAAATCAACAAATAATAGGAATCGCCAAATCCGTTTTGGACACAAAGGACAAGGTGATGGCGGACGCAATCCGACAGCTCGACGAGGCGCGCGTGGATGCCGAAAAGCGCGCGGTCGAAACGCGGAAACTCGAAGAGGAAAACCGCAGACTGAAAGAAGAGCTGAAAGCTCGTAAAGAGGAATTCGTCAAGGAAAGCAAGCGATGGAAAGCCGAAATAGAAAAACAAGCTGCGGAAATGATAGACGCGGCAAAAAAGTCTATCAAATCGAGGGTGAAACGCTCAAAAACTGCGTCGGAAGTGGCGCTCGTTCAGGAAGCTCACCGAATTGCGAAGAGCGTGGAGAAAAAACTGGACGAACAAATCGAGGAAGCATATGAAGATCTCGATATTGAACGATTCGTCGTCGCAACGGCAGGCAGACCTTTGGTCGCAGGGGATGCGGTGCTTATCGCCGGAACGCGTACTCTGGGCAAAATACTTGAAGTGGACGAAACGAAAAAACGCGCGAACGTGGAAGTGAATAAAATCCGGGTAACGGCCAAGCTTGACGAACTCTCCCTCATCGACTTGGGCGAATTCGAGGCTGCAAAAAAGCTTAAACAAAAAGCGAAAGACCCTGGGATGGACAGAAGAATCGTCGCCGCCTCGGCCGAAGTTACGAAAGAAGTGCTTGACCTGCACGGAAAGACGACCGAAGAATCGTTCGAGGCGCTTGAAATATTTCTCGACGCCGCAGTCCGTGCGGGATTAACGGAGGTGAGAATTATGCACGGCATCGGCACCGGCGCGTTGCGCAAATTCGTCGGCGACTACCTGCGCAAGCATTCGCAGGTCAGTCACGTCAGAAGCGCGCAGCCTTCCGAAGGCGGCGTAGGGGTAACCATAGCGGTGCTTGGACGGAAACGGGAAAGACTGGGCGCCGGATAG
- a CDS encoding PKD domain-containing protein → MAVYALYLSGIIFLCIFASCGRGAGKGSPPTYAQSAVAPSTVQIAVDPQVYKMLHEELMKRLGDMDKKVSAVPPGSIGKVTDLSIDADAEIIRWSYVNPGDFDQGGEVGVSDITPLAVYFGGIPGDGLGNDAAEAFLDYDGDGEVGIGDIQGIVDGWGNSVDHYLLETSLIPEGAIFEMLETPVLSGTPGWPKVFEVPFPELILDSIRVTPVDEGGKEGEPSDFFALEIPPLVFGVTPLEGDQGQSVTFQVRAAGPRPYSYVWEFGGGAYPNGAFVAEPIVVLGDSGIYQCIVSVSNEYGATSFPFELSVGPSAPRVISISPPGGNVGEKIAFHAVVSGTAPLTYAWDFGDAATPRFSSSETPLVTLAMLPGEYPIRLTVTNDLGSDTLETTISTVAIPPTIQDVSPNEGVTREQVTFSAHATGSPTLVYRWDFGGGATPNQYISGEPTATVELGVPGTYFGNLVVVNDYGLAEMPFGYVVKPKPGSWSYEFIEYGGTRNLGSFTSLEFLPDGTPAVAYQAKIDSSNFEVVYATKDASGWDIETVASGGIIGSFTSLEIDNDGTPVLAYQADGEAIMLGARYGGFWNIAELLRGDMLGNALTLEISPVGTKGIAHRKPGLPYEVRYERLESLGPESTVLSDGTSAGLGFDSLGNPLVFAYDGNSQFECFWWDGNQWGESVVDTGTNMGHGVISVALAPNGTVGLSYFAESTYDVKYAEWTGTNWAPVTVRSQGFVGQYNSLVYDENSNPWVAFNDVSNSDLVVARRVGTFWDADVVDNGGAENNRVGQYCSIAIAPNGKLAIAYYQSQRDKYGAKYAWVN, encoded by the coding sequence TTGGCTGTGTACGCATTGTATTTGTCAGGAATCATTTTTTTGTGCATTTTCGCATCTTGCGGCAGGGGAGCAGGCAAGGGAAGTCCACCTACCTATGCCCAAAGTGCGGTCGCGCCTTCCACGGTTCAGATTGCGGTCGATCCACAGGTTTACAAAATGCTCCACGAGGAGTTGATGAAACGCCTCGGTGACATGGATAAAAAAGTATCGGCGGTTCCTCCCGGCTCGATCGGCAAGGTGACTGACCTATCGATCGACGCCGATGCGGAAATCATTCGCTGGAGCTACGTAAATCCGGGCGATTTTGACCAGGGTGGCGAAGTGGGTGTGAGCGACATTACGCCGCTGGCCGTATATTTCGGCGGGATACCCGGCGACGGGCTGGGCAACGACGCCGCGGAAGCGTTTTTGGATTATGACGGAGACGGTGAGGTTGGAATTGGCGACATACAAGGAATAGTGGACGGTTGGGGCAACTCGGTTGACCATTACTTGCTGGAAACATCTTTGATTCCCGAAGGCGCAATTTTCGAAATGTTGGAAACGCCGGTATTGAGCGGCACTCCGGGTTGGCCAAAGGTGTTTGAAGTTCCGTTTCCCGAATTGATTCTTGACAGCATTCGCGTGACGCCTGTGGACGAGGGAGGAAAAGAAGGAGAGCCCAGCGATTTTTTTGCTCTGGAAATTCCACCTTTGGTTTTCGGAGTGACGCCTTTGGAAGGTGATCAAGGGCAGTCAGTTACATTTCAGGTTAGAGCGGCTGGTCCCAGGCCGTATTCTTACGTATGGGAATTCGGCGGTGGTGCATATCCCAATGGAGCGTTCGTCGCCGAACCGATCGTGGTTCTCGGGGATAGCGGCATTTATCAGTGCATAGTTTCGGTTTCAAACGAATATGGCGCAACATCGTTCCCGTTCGAGCTGTCTGTCGGGCCATCTGCGCCGCGTGTAATTTCTATTTCGCCGCCCGGCGGCAATGTGGGAGAAAAAATTGCTTTCCACGCGGTTGTTTCCGGTACCGCCCCGCTGACCTACGCATGGGATTTCGGCGATGCTGCTACGCCGCGGTTTTCATCAAGCGAGACGCCCTTGGTGACTTTGGCGATGCTGCCCGGCGAGTATCCGATAAGGCTAACCGTCACCAACGACCTTGGCAGCGACACGCTGGAAACAACGATTTCCACCGTAGCCATTCCTCCGACTATTCAAGATGTTTCCCCCAACGAAGGTGTTACGAGGGAGCAGGTGACGTTTTCGGCGCATGCAACGGGAAGTCCGACGCTTGTTTACCGTTGGGATTTCGGAGGCGGAGCAACGCCCAACCAATATATCAGCGGGGAACCAACCGCGACGGTCGAGTTGGGTGTGCCGGGAACCTACTTTGGGAATCTCGTGGTCGTGAACGACTACGGACTCGCCGAAATGCCTTTCGGCTATGTCGTAAAGCCCAAGCCCGGTTCCTGGTCGTACGAATTCATCGAATACGGCGGTACACGGAATCTTGGTTCCTTTACCAGTCTTGAGTTTTTGCCCGACGGTACACCTGCTGTTGCATATCAGGCTAAGATTGATTCTTCGAACTTCGAGGTCGTCTACGCCACCAAAGATGCAAGCGGCTGGGATATTGAAACGGTCGCCAGCGGCGGCATAATCGGATCGTTTACGAGCCTGGAAATCGACAATGACGGAACCCCCGTCCTTGCATACCAGGCCGACGGTGAGGCGATAATGCTCGGAGCGCGGTACGGAGGGTTTTGGAACATCGCCGAATTGCTGCGAGGCGATATGCTCGGCAATGCACTCACACTGGAAATATCGCCCGTTGGCACAAAGGGAATCGCCCACAGAAAGCCGGGGTTGCCGTATGAAGTGCGATACGAGCGTCTTGAATCGCTTGGGCCGGAGTCCACGGTGTTGAGCGATGGCACGAGCGCGGGTCTCGGTTTCGACTCGCTCGGTAATCCGCTTGTGTTCGCGTACGACGGAAATTCCCAGTTTGAGTGCTTCTGGTGGGATGGCAACCAGTGGGGTGAGTCCGTGGTGGATACGGGAACCAATATGGGGCATGGCGTCATTTCCGTGGCGCTGGCTCCGAACGGAACGGTTGGCTTGTCTTATTTCGCGGAATCCACCTACGACGTAAAATACGCGGAATGGACAGGGACGAATTGGGCGCCGGTCACCGTGCGCAGCCAGGGTTTCGTGGGACAGTACAACTCGCTTGTGTACGACGAAAACAGCAATCCATGGGTGGCATTCAACGATGTATCCAACTCGGATTTGGTTGTTGCCAGGCGGGTTGGAACCTTCTGGGATGCCGACGTCGTGGACAACGGCGGCGCGGAAAACAACAGAGTCGGCCAGTACTGCTCGATCGCCATCGCCCCCAACGGCAAGCTCGCGATTGCTTATTACCAGAGCCAGCGTGACAAGTACGGCGCCAAGTACGCTTGGGTCAATTAG
- the phnE gene encoding phosphonate ABC transporter, permease protein PhnE — protein MQPPSDNPKPESASRTPRSPHAAARASLAAFLVLIGLAICVKSFIDTDFSLDLFKHTETRVDPATGKSEFVKVWGMSEMTRNALAKIARPSFEPELLRKLAADMWLTVEISLAGTILALFLCFPMAFLGANNLMRGSPAARTVYIAVRFLFSVSRAFPPILLALLFVLVVGVGPFAGVLALALHSVGALGQLFSEAIENIDKGQVEAVEAVGAHPVQVVWYGVLPQVLPRLVTLSIYRWDMNIRMSMIIGIVGAGGIGFMLDQYIKQFRFSEASTAFLIILAASFILDQVSAWLRTRFD, from the coding sequence ATGCAGCCGCCTTCCGACAATCCGAAGCCCGAATCCGCCTCCCGGACTCCCCGCAGCCCGCACGCCGCAGCCCGCGCATCGCTTGCCGCTTTTCTCGTACTGATCGGCCTCGCAATCTGCGTAAAAAGCTTTATCGATACTGATTTCAGTCTGGATCTTTTTAAGCACACCGAAACCCGCGTCGACCCCGCCACCGGCAAATCCGAGTTCGTGAAGGTCTGGGGGATGAGCGAAATGACGCGAAATGCGCTGGCCAAAATCGCCCGCCCCAGTTTCGAGCCGGAGCTTCTGCGCAAGCTCGCCGCCGACATGTGGCTGACCGTCGAAATCTCGCTTGCCGGAACCATCCTGGCGCTGTTCCTGTGCTTTCCGATGGCGTTCCTGGGGGCCAACAACCTGATGCGGGGCTCGCCCGCCGCCCGCACCGTCTACATCGCCGTCCGGTTCCTTTTCAGCGTCAGCCGTGCTTTTCCGCCGATACTCCTGGCATTGCTTTTCGTTCTCGTCGTCGGCGTGGGGCCGTTCGCCGGAGTGCTGGCGCTTGCCCTGCACTCGGTCGGCGCTCTCGGCCAGCTTTTCAGCGAAGCCATCGAGAACATAGACAAGGGCCAGGTTGAAGCCGTCGAAGCCGTGGGCGCCCACCCGGTGCAGGTCGTCTGGTACGGCGTGCTGCCGCAGGTGCTGCCCCGTCTGGTCACGCTTTCCATTTACAGGTGGGATATGAACATCCGGATGAGCATGATCATCGGAATCGTGGGCGCGGGCGGCATCGGGTTCATGCTCGACCAGTACATCAAGCAGTTCAGGTTCAGCGAGGCCTCGACCGCCTTCCTGATCATCCTGGCGGCGAGCTTCATCCTCGACCAGGTGAGCGCGTGGCTGAGAACGCGGTTCGATTGA
- the phnC gene encoding phosphonate ABC transporter ATP-binding protein — MPGPAILCRDVAKRFPDGTEALRGVSFAVPQGEIAAVIGPSGAGKSTLLRCINGLIAPTSGSVETLGEAVSNKGSRGRAIRRRVGMVFQSFNLIPRLTVLQNALVGRLGYKPIAPSLFFRFTADETDKALAALDRVGLANEAWKPASQLSGGQMQRVAIARALVQDPPLILADEPVSNLDPVIARSVLAHLVQICREDGRTVLLNLHAVDLVRLAAERVIGVRAGLVVYDGPVSGLEMSVLKRIYGEEYSD; from the coding sequence ATGCCCGGGCCTGCAATTCTGTGCCGTGACGTCGCCAAGCGGTTCCCCGACGGGACCGAGGCCCTGCGCGGAGTTAGCTTCGCCGTCCCGCAGGGCGAGATCGCCGCGGTCATCGGCCCTTCCGGCGCCGGCAAGTCCACGCTCCTGCGGTGCATCAACGGGTTGATCGCGCCAACGTCCGGCTCGGTCGAGACGCTGGGCGAGGCCGTATCCAACAAGGGAAGCCGCGGACGCGCTATCCGGAGGCGCGTCGGGATGGTGTTCCAGAGTTTCAACCTGATCCCGCGCCTGACGGTGCTCCAAAATGCGCTCGTCGGACGGCTCGGATACAAGCCGATTGCGCCATCGCTTTTTTTCCGGTTCACCGCCGACGAAACGGACAAAGCGCTGGCGGCATTGGATAGGGTTGGACTGGCGAACGAAGCGTGGAAACCCGCAAGCCAGCTTTCGGGCGGACAAATGCAAAGAGTGGCTATTGCAAGAGCGCTGGTGCAGGATCCGCCGCTTATCCTGGCCGACGAGCCGGTGTCCAACCTCGATCCGGTCATCGCCCGCTCGGTGCTGGCGCACCTTGTGCAGATCTGCCGCGAGGACGGCCGCACCGTGCTGCTCAACCTGCACGCGGTGGATCTGGTGCGGCTTGCGGCGGAGCGCGTCATCGGCGTCCGCGCCGGCCTGGTCGTCTACGACGGCCCGGTTTCTGGCCTCGAAATGTCTGTCCTGAAGCGTATTTACGGGGAGGAATACTCGGACTAG
- a CDS encoding phosphate/phosphite/phosphonate ABC transporter substrate-binding protein, with amino-acid sequence MASFRSAWALFAAVVFTLLFTGCPSGGGDSDGQGGPGAQSETSGKLSDAHPVPLTPPEPVKIKMAFVPSNEADTIIEGTKKLDSLLSAKLGIPVESIVLPHYVAAVEALGTGDCLVGWLPPLAYIYANQRHQARVALKAVRKGTPYYYGQLIVRSDSPIQTLADCRGKRFAWVDPTSTSGYLYPRAMLKAAGIDPDKDLGDSVATGSHDSVVISVLQGSVDVGACYVDARERAKEINPKVMEETRVIAKTDPIPGDAVVLSGPTYLSDEWAKKLTGALVEVMHSGEGKKIIFDIYEIEDLLPASDSDYDVVRKMAAELDLDVEAQLGKGK; translated from the coding sequence ATGGCTTCATTTCGTTCGGCTTGGGCGCTGTTCGCCGCTGTAGTTTTTACTTTGCTTTTTACCGGCTGCCCGAGCGGCGGCGGCGATTCGGACGGGCAGGGCGGGCCCGGCGCGCAATCCGAAACTTCCGGCAAGCTTTCAGACGCGCATCCCGTTCCGCTCACTCCGCCCGAACCCGTGAAAATCAAGATGGCGTTCGTGCCCTCGAACGAGGCCGACACGATAATCGAAGGAACGAAAAAGCTCGACTCGCTGCTTTCCGCGAAGCTGGGCATTCCCGTCGAGTCCATCGTCCTCCCGCACTACGTCGCCGCGGTCGAAGCTCTCGGCACCGGCGACTGCCTGGTGGGATGGCTTCCCCCGCTGGCTTACATTTACGCCAACCAACGCCACCAAGCCCGCGTCGCGCTCAAGGCCGTGCGCAAGGGGACGCCGTACTACTACGGCCAGCTCATCGTGCGCAGCGACAGCCCGATTCAGACGCTCGCCGACTGCCGGGGCAAGCGGTTCGCATGGGTTGACCCGACTTCGACCTCCGGCTACCTGTACCCGCGGGCGATGCTGAAGGCGGCGGGAATAGACCCCGACAAGGACCTCGGCGATTCGGTTGCCACCGGCAGCCACGACAGCGTGGTTATCTCCGTACTGCAGGGCAGTGTGGACGTCGGCGCATGCTACGTGGACGCGCGCGAGCGCGCGAAGGAAATCAACCCGAAGGTGATGGAGGAAACCCGCGTCATAGCCAAGACCGACCCGATTCCCGGCGACGCGGTAGTGCTTTCGGGGCCGACGTATCTCTCGGACGAATGGGCGAAGAAGCTGACCGGCGCGCTCGTCGAGGTGATGCACTCCGGCGAAGGCAAAAAGATCATCTTCGATATTTACGAAATCGAGGATCTGCTTCCGGCTTCGGATTCAGACTACGATGTCGTACGCAAGATGGCGGCGGAGCTTGACCTGGACGTCGAGGCGCAGCTGGGGAAGGGGAAGTAG
- a CDS encoding cation:proton antiporter: MSHLLQLLLMFAIVVVAAKMSGWLSQRLGQPAVFGEILVGLVLGPSLLNFLGWPIFLPHGSAGHVLDPAASALTSPLMGTLKDLSEIGVVFLMFMAGLETDVAEMRRVGRVAFWAAVGGVIGPMVFGFFTSEGFAMLGMEINVYEAVFIGTILTATSVSISAQTLMELGKLKSKEGTTILGAAVIDDVIGIIVLSFVIAFKPATEGTASAADNLVDHVMAGLAATGLAEPAAGVLRIAILILFMALFFFGAIVLGRAYIGRILNWAAQSKISEGLLASAIVIGLLYAWSAEFIGSVAAITGGYLAGILVARTEYHQTVTQKLHSVTYSLLVPVFFISIGMQANVKPIFAPLAKLLSGGMDNSQVIVLWFTFAIIFIAVFTKVLGCMAGAKWSGFDWLSSYRVGVGMISRGEVGLIVATVGLTAGVINRDIFSIMVLMVLVTTLVTPIWLKSAFKGEANRHGADAAAEQGG; this comes from the coding sequence ATGAGCCATCTGCTTCAGCTTTTGTTGATGTTCGCCATCGTCGTTGTGGCGGCCAAGATGTCCGGCTGGCTGTCTCAACGCCTCGGGCAGCCCGCGGTGTTCGGCGAGATCCTCGTCGGGCTTGTTCTTGGGCCATCCCTACTTAATTTCCTTGGATGGCCGATTTTTCTTCCGCATGGTTCGGCAGGACACGTTCTTGATCCGGCCGCGTCCGCGCTCACCTCGCCGCTGATGGGAACGCTTAAGGATCTGTCCGAAATCGGCGTAGTTTTCCTGATGTTTATGGCCGGTTTGGAAACGGATGTCGCCGAAATGCGGCGCGTCGGCCGCGTTGCATTTTGGGCGGCTGTAGGCGGAGTGATTGGCCCGATGGTGTTCGGATTTTTCACATCGGAGGGCTTTGCAATGCTCGGAATGGAAATCAACGTTTACGAAGCGGTCTTTATCGGAACGATTTTGACCGCGACCTCCGTTTCCATTTCAGCACAGACTTTGATGGAGCTTGGCAAGCTGAAAAGCAAAGAAGGCACAACAATCCTCGGCGCAGCGGTTATCGACGACGTGATAGGAATTATTGTGCTTTCGTTCGTAATCGCCTTTAAGCCTGCTACCGAAGGCACGGCGTCAGCGGCGGACAACCTTGTAGACCACGTCATGGCAGGGTTGGCCGCGACGGGGCTTGCCGAACCTGCGGCCGGAGTACTGAGAATCGCTATTCTGATTCTGTTTATGGCGCTTTTCTTTTTCGGGGCGATAGTGCTCGGACGGGCATACATCGGACGGATATTGAATTGGGCCGCGCAATCGAAAATTTCCGAAGGGCTTCTTGCGTCCGCAATCGTTATAGGATTGTTGTACGCCTGGTCCGCAGAGTTCATTGGCAGCGTCGCGGCGATTACCGGCGGATATTTGGCCGGTATTCTCGTCGCGCGAACCGAATATCACCAGACCGTCACGCAAAAGCTGCACAGCGTCACATACTCGCTGCTCGTACCGGTATTTTTCATCAGCATCGGGATGCAGGCGAACGTCAAACCCATCTTCGCCCCACTTGCCAAGCTTCTTTCGGGAGGTATGGATAACTCCCAGGTGATCGTGCTGTGGTTTACATTTGCGATAATCTTTATTGCGGTTTTCACCAAAGTGCTCGGCTGCATGGCGGGGGCAAAATGGTCGGGCTTCGACTGGCTTAGCAGCTATCGGGTCGGAGTCGGCATGATCAGCCGAGGCGAAGTTGGGCTAATCGTCGCCACGGTCGGATTGACCGCGGGCGTGATCAACCGGGACATATTCAGCATAATGGTATTGATGGTTTTGGTAACTACGCTCGTCACGCCGATTTGGCTCAAATCCGCTTTCAAGGGTGAAGCGAATCGGCACGGAGCGGATGCAGCTGCCGAACAAGGAGGCTAA
- a CDS encoding M28 family peptidase: MTKSNAIRYVAAAGLFALATLAWPRVSLSQEEIPFEISAAYASIKGGEILDFIRLIASDKFKGRGTGSDQYYQAALLMAGTMKEAGFTPFGGKDTFLQPYEIEQNRIYAPWAFEILHQGKVILSPALGQDFVFRGFTATGDVTADAVFCGYGLSLGQYDDYSGVDARGKAVVVLNGLPKSLDVEANENYKFAGYKMRNAAQHGAAAIIFVGDTGEDYGAPAASVFRGPYPGKPDLVAVKVGMKAATALVTNLQHPLSSIREIIDSETKPMSFPLETSVHIVANSEYFPKRTAYNVVGLKRGSNAKLRNRYILICAHMDHVGEQAGVIFNGADDNASGTGVLRQIAKAFGMATRAPRRSIILVAFSGEEMGLLGSNHFVENPPVPLGQIDAVINMDMVGMGDLAVVFGGTNHPQIYSAFSSFAETAGIKIAQNGANPASDQRPFVAKGVPAVMVLTAGDRQNYHTPGDDAELLNPQLMEDVAQLVFLSAWTLADW, from the coding sequence GTGACCAAATCAAACGCAATCCGATACGTTGCCGCGGCAGGACTGTTCGCTCTCGCGACACTCGCCTGGCCGCGAGTTTCTCTTTCGCAAGAGGAAATTCCATTCGAAATCTCCGCTGCTTACGCCTCGATCAAGGGCGGGGAGATACTTGATTTCATTCGGCTGATCGCCAGCGACAAGTTCAAAGGCCGCGGTACCGGGAGCGACCAGTATTACCAGGCCGCGCTTCTTATGGCCGGCACGATGAAAGAAGCCGGATTCACGCCTTTCGGCGGCAAGGACACATTTCTGCAGCCCTATGAAATCGAGCAGAACAGGATTTACGCGCCTTGGGCGTTTGAAATTCTTCATCAGGGCAAGGTGATTTTGTCACCCGCGCTCGGACAGGATTTCGTTTTCCGGGGCTTCACGGCCACGGGAGATGTGACGGCGGATGCCGTTTTCTGCGGATACGGGCTTTCATTGGGGCAGTACGACGACTACTCGGGAGTGGACGCTCGCGGCAAGGCGGTCGTTGTTCTGAACGGACTTCCAAAGTCGCTGGATGTGGAAGCAAACGAAAACTACAAATTCGCGGGCTACAAGATGAGAAATGCCGCCCAGCACGGTGCCGCAGCGATTATTTTTGTCGGCGATACAGGGGAAGATTACGGCGCGCCTGCGGCGTCCGTGTTCCGCGGCCCTTATCCGGGCAAACCCGATTTGGTCGCCGTAAAGGTCGGGATGAAAGCGGCAACGGCGCTCGTAACCAATCTGCAGCATCCCCTTTCGAGCATACGGGAAATAATTGACTCCGAAACCAAGCCAATGAGTTTTCCTCTCGAAACGAGCGTCCACATAGTCGCCAATTCGGAGTACTTTCCCAAGCGTACCGCTTACAATGTTGTTGGTCTAAAGCGCGGGAGCAATGCCAAACTTCGGAACAGGTATATTTTAATCTGCGCGCATATGGACCATGTCGGCGAACAGGCCGGGGTGATTTTCAATGGCGCGGATGACAATGCAAGCGGAACGGGCGTGCTACGTCAGATAGCCAAGGCGTTCGGAATGGCAACGCGAGCTCCTCGGCGGTCAATAATTCTCGTCGCGTTCAGCGGCGAGGAAATGGGACTTCTCGGAAGCAATCACTTCGTCGAAAATCCTCCCGTTCCGCTAGGCCAGATTGATGCCGTAATCAATATGGACATGGTGGGAATGGGCGATCTCGCCGTGGTGTTCGGTGGAACGAATCACCCTCAAATTTATTCCGCGTTTTCATCTTTCGCGGAAACCGCCGGAATCAAAATCGCGCAGAACGGCGCCAATCCCGCAAGCGATCAGCGGCCGTTCGTTGCAAAGGGAGTACCGGCGGTTATGGTGCTGACAGCTGGAGATCGCCAAAACTATCATACGCCGGGAGACGATGCCGAATTACTGAATCCCCAACTAATGGAGGATGTCGCTCAACTTGTTTTTCTTTCTGCCTGGACACTCGCTGATTGGTAG